One segment of Chionomys nivalis chromosome 1, mChiNiv1.1, whole genome shotgun sequence DNA contains the following:
- the Phc1 gene encoding polyhomeotic-like protein 1 isoform X3, translated as METESEQNSSSTNGSSSSGGSSRPQIAQMSLYERQAVQALQALQRQPNAAQYFHQFMLQQQLSNAQLHSLAAVQQATIAASRQASSPNSSTAQQQTATTQASINLATTSAAQLISRSQSVSSPSATTLTQSVLLGNTTSPPLNQSQAQMYLRPQLGNLLQVNRTLGRNVPLASQLILMPNGAVAAVQQEVPPAQSPGVHADADQVQNLAVRNQQASAQGPQMPGSTQKAIPPGASPVSGLSQASSQALAVAQASSGASGQSLNLSQAGGSSANSLPGSMGPGGGGQPPGGLGQLSSSGLGGGSCPRKGTGVVQPLPPAQTVTVSQGSQTEAESAAAKKAEAEGSGQQSVGMNLTRTATPAPSQTLISSATYTQIQPHSLIQQQQQIHLQQKQVVIQQQIAIHHQQQFPHRQSQLLHTATHLQLAQQQQQQQQATTLTAPQPPQVPPTQQVPPSQSQQQAQTLVVQPMLQSSPLSLPPDPTPKPPIPIQSKPPVAPIKPPQLGAAKMSATQQPPPHIPVQVVGTRQPGTAQAQALGLAQLAAAVPTSRGMPGAVQPGQAHLASSPPSSQASGALQECAPTLAPGMTLAPVQGTAHVVKGGPTASSPVVAQVPAAFYMQSVHLPGKPQTLAVKRKAESEEERDDGSTLGSLLPAKASPASESPKVMEEKNSVGEKAEAVASLSANPPSSDLVALAPPPSAPPPTLALVSRQMGDSKPPQAIVKPQILTHIIEGFVIQEGAEPFPVGCSQLLKESEKPLQAGLPTGLSESQSSGPLGGDSPSVELDKKANLLKCEYCGKYAPAEQFRGSKRFCSMTCAKRYNVSCSHQFRLKRKKMKEFQEASYARVRRRGPRRSSSDIARAKIQGKRHRGQEDSSRGSDNSSYDEALSPTSPGPLSVRPGHGERDLGNTITAPPTPELHGINPVFLSSNPSRWSVEEVYEFIASLQGCQEIAEEFRSQEIDGQALLLLKEEHLMSAMNIKLGPALKICAKINVLKET; from the exons GCTCTGCAAGCCTTGCAACGGCAACCCAATGCAGCTCAGTATTTCCACCAGTTCATGCTCCAGCAGCAGCTCAGTAATGCCCAGCTGCACAGCCTGGCAGCCGTTCAGCAG GCTACAATTGCTGCCAGTCGGCAGGCTAGCTCCCCGAACAGCAGCACCGCACAGCAGCAGACTGCTACTACCCAGGCCTCG ATCAATCTGGCGACCACATCAGCTGCCCAGCTCATCAGCCGATCCCAGAGTGTGAGCTCTCCCAGTGCTACCACCTTGACCCAGTCTGTGTTACTGGGGAACACTACCTCCCCACCCCTCAACCAGTCCCAGGCCCAGATGTATCTGCGG CCACAGCTGGGGAACCTATTGCAGGTTAACCGGACCTTGGGCCGGAATGTGCCTCTAGCCTCCCAACTCATCCTGATGCCCAATGGGGCAGTGGCTGCAGTCCAGCAGGAGGTGCCGCCCGCTCAGTCTCCGGGAGTTCATGCAGATGCAGATCAG GTGCAGAACTTGGCAGTGAGGAACCAGCAGGCCTCAGCTCAAGGACCCCAAATGCCAGGCTCCACTCAGAAGGCCATCCCTCCTGGAGCTTCTCCTGTTTCTGGCCTCTCCCAGGCTTCTAGCCAGGCTCTAGCTGTGGCACAGGCTTCTTCTGGGGCCTCAGGCCAGTCACTCAACCTTAGCCAAGCTGGTGGAAGCAGCGCGAATAGCCTCCCAGGCTCCATGGGTCCAGGTGGAGGTGGCCAGCCCCCTGGGGGCTTGGGTCAGTTGTCTTCTTCAGGATTGGGTGGCGGAAGCTGTCCCAGGAAGGGCACAGGAGTGGTGCAGCCCTTACCTCCAGCTCAGACAGTGACTGTGAGCCAGGGCAGCCAAACGGAGGCAGAAAGTGCAGCAGccaagaaggcagaagcagaagggagTGGCCAGCAGAGTGTGGGCATGAACCTGACCCGGACGGCCACACCTGCCCCCAGCCAGACGCTCATTAGTTCAG CCACGTACACACAGATCCAGCCCCACTCACtgattcagcagcagcagcagatccACCTCCAGCAGAAGCAAGTAGTGATCCAGCAGCAGATCGCCATCCACCACCAGCAACAGTTCCCGCACCGCCAGTCCCAGCTGCTGCACACAGCTACACACCTCCAGCTGgcgcagcaacagcagcagcaacagcaagcaACAACCCTCACTGCCCCTCAGCCACCCCAGGTTCCACCTACTCAGCAGGTCCCACCTTCCCAGTCCCAACAGCAAGCTCAGACCCTGGTGGTCCAACCCATGCTTCAATCTTCACCCCTATCTCTTCCACCTGACCCAACCCCCAAACCACCCATCCCCATTCAGTCCAAACCACCTGTAGCACCTATCAAACCTCCTCAACTAGGAGCTGCTAAGATGTCAGCTACCCAGCAACCACCACCACATATCCCTGTGCAGGTTGTTGGTACTCGGCAGCCAGGTACAGCCCAGGCACAGGCTTTGGGATTAGCACAGCTGGCAGCTGCTGTACCTACTTCCCGGGGAATGCCAGGGGCAGTCCAGCCTGGCCAGGCCCATCTGGCCTCCTCGCCACCTTCATCACAGGCTTCTGGTGCTCTTCAGGAGTGTGCTCCCACCTTGGCCCCCGGAATGACCCTTGCTCCTGTGCAGGGAACAGCACATGTGGTAAAGGGTGGGCCTACAGCCTCCTCCCCTGTCGTGGCCCAAGTCCCTGCTGCTTTCTACATGCAGTCTGTGCACCTGCCG GGTAAGCCCCAGACACTGGCTGTGAAACGCAAAGCTGAGtctgaggaggagagagatgatGGCTCCACAttgggctctctgcttcctgcaaaGGCCTCACCAGCATCAGAGAGCCCAAAGGTAATGGAGGAGAAGAACAGTGTTGGAG agaaagCTGAAGCAGTGGCCAGTTTGAGTGCTAATCCTCCAAGCAGTGACTTAGTAGCCTTGGCCCCTCCCCCATCGGCACCACCTCCTACTCTGGCCTTGGTGTCCAGACAGATGGGTGACTCAAAACCCCCACAGGCCATTGTGAAGCCACAGATTCTTACACACATCATTGAAGGCTTTGTGATCCAGGAGGGAGCAGAGCCTTTCCCG GTGGGATGTTCTCAGTTACTGAAGGAGTCTGAGAAGCCCCTGCAGGCTGGCCTTCCAACAGGGCTGAGTGAGAGTCAGTCAAGTGGCCCTTTGGGAGGAGACAGCCCTTCTGTAG AGTTAGATAAGAAAGCAAATCTCCTAAAGTGCGAGTACTGTGGGAAGTACGCCCCGGCAGAGCAGTTCCGTGGCTCTAAGAGATTTTGCTCCATGACGTGTGCAAAGAG GTACAATGTGAGCTGTAGCCACCAGTTTCgcttgaagaggaaaaaaatgaaagagtttCAAGAAGCCAGCTATGCCCGTGTTCGGAGACGTGGACCCCGCCGCAGCTCTTCTGACATTGCTCGTGCCAAGATCCAGGGCAAGCGCCATCGG GGTCAAGAGGACTCTAGCCGGGGCTCGGATAATTCCAGTTATGATGAAGCACTCTCCCCAACATCTCCTGGTCCACTGTCAGTAAGACCTGGACATGGAGAACGTGACCTAGGAAACACCATTACAGCTCCACCCACACCAGAGTTACATGGCATCAACCCCGTGTTCCTGTCCAGCAATCCCAGCCGATGGAGTGTAGAGGAGGTCTACGAGTTCATCGCTTCTCTGCAAG GCTGTCAGGAGATCGCAGAAGAGTTTCGTTCCCAGGAGATTGATGGACAGGCCCTTTTATTACTTAAAGAAGAACATCTTATGAGTGCCATGAACATCAAATTAGGTCCTGCCCTCAAAATCTGTGCCAAGATCAATGTCCTCAAGGAGACCTAA
- the Phc1 gene encoding polyhomeotic-like protein 1 isoform X4, producing the protein MFPQPPRRVQRPGLESEHHSWGPWHTVMETESEQNSSSTNGSSSSGGSSRPQIAQMSLYERQAVQALQALQRQPNAAQYFHQFMLQQQLSNAQLHSLAAVQQATIAASRQASSPNSSTAQQQTATTQASINLATTSAAQLISRSQSVSSPSATTLTQSVLLGNTTSPPLNQSQAQMYLRVQNLAVRNQQASAQGPQMPGSTQKAIPPGASPVSGLSQASSQALAVAQASSGASGQSLNLSQAGGSSANSLPGSMGPGGGGQPPGGLGQLSSSGLGGGSCPRKGTGVVQPLPPAQTVTVSQGSQTEAESAAAKKAEAEGSGQQSVGMNLTRTATPAPSQTLISSATYTQIQPHSLIQQQQQIHLQQKQVVIQQQIAIHHQQQFPHRQSQLLHTATHLQLAQQQQQQQQATTLTAPQPPQVPPTQQVPPSQSQQQAQTLVVQPMLQSSPLSLPPDPTPKPPIPIQSKPPVAPIKPPQLGAAKMSATQQPPPHIPVQVVGTRQPGTAQAQALGLAQLAAAVPTSRGMPGAVQPGQAHLASSPPSSQASGALQECAPTLAPGMTLAPVQGTAHVVKGGPTASSPVVAQVPAAFYMQSVHLPGKPQTLAVKRKAESEEERDDGSTLGSLLPAKASPASESPKVMEEKNSVGEKAEAVASLSANPPSSDLVALAPPPSAPPPTLALVSRQMGDSKPPQAIVKPQILTHIIEGFVIQEGAEPFPVGCSQLLKESEKPLQAGLPTGLSESQSSGPLGGDSPSVELDKKANLLKCEYCGKYAPAEQFRGSKRFCSMTCAKRYNVSCSHQFRLKRKKMKEFQEASYARVRRRGPRRSSSDIARAKIQGKRHRGQEDSSRGSDNSSYDEALSPTSPGPLSVRPGHGERDLGNTITAPPTPELHGINPVFLSSNPSRWSVEEVYEFIASLQGCQEIAEEFRSQEIDGQALLLLKEEHLMSAMNIKLGPALKICAKINVLKET; encoded by the exons GCTCTGCAAGCCTTGCAACGGCAACCCAATGCAGCTCAGTATTTCCACCAGTTCATGCTCCAGCAGCAGCTCAGTAATGCCCAGCTGCACAGCCTGGCAGCCGTTCAGCAG GCTACAATTGCTGCCAGTCGGCAGGCTAGCTCCCCGAACAGCAGCACCGCACAGCAGCAGACTGCTACTACCCAGGCCTCG ATCAATCTGGCGACCACATCAGCTGCCCAGCTCATCAGCCGATCCCAGAGTGTGAGCTCTCCCAGTGCTACCACCTTGACCCAGTCTGTGTTACTGGGGAACACTACCTCCCCACCCCTCAACCAGTCCCAGGCCCAGATGTATCTGCGG GTGCAGAACTTGGCAGTGAGGAACCAGCAGGCCTCAGCTCAAGGACCCCAAATGCCAGGCTCCACTCAGAAGGCCATCCCTCCTGGAGCTTCTCCTGTTTCTGGCCTCTCCCAGGCTTCTAGCCAGGCTCTAGCTGTGGCACAGGCTTCTTCTGGGGCCTCAGGCCAGTCACTCAACCTTAGCCAAGCTGGTGGAAGCAGCGCGAATAGCCTCCCAGGCTCCATGGGTCCAGGTGGAGGTGGCCAGCCCCCTGGGGGCTTGGGTCAGTTGTCTTCTTCAGGATTGGGTGGCGGAAGCTGTCCCAGGAAGGGCACAGGAGTGGTGCAGCCCTTACCTCCAGCTCAGACAGTGACTGTGAGCCAGGGCAGCCAAACGGAGGCAGAAAGTGCAGCAGccaagaaggcagaagcagaagggagTGGCCAGCAGAGTGTGGGCATGAACCTGACCCGGACGGCCACACCTGCCCCCAGCCAGACGCTCATTAGTTCAG CCACGTACACACAGATCCAGCCCCACTCACtgattcagcagcagcagcagatccACCTCCAGCAGAAGCAAGTAGTGATCCAGCAGCAGATCGCCATCCACCACCAGCAACAGTTCCCGCACCGCCAGTCCCAGCTGCTGCACACAGCTACACACCTCCAGCTGgcgcagcaacagcagcagcaacagcaagcaACAACCCTCACTGCCCCTCAGCCACCCCAGGTTCCACCTACTCAGCAGGTCCCACCTTCCCAGTCCCAACAGCAAGCTCAGACCCTGGTGGTCCAACCCATGCTTCAATCTTCACCCCTATCTCTTCCACCTGACCCAACCCCCAAACCACCCATCCCCATTCAGTCCAAACCACCTGTAGCACCTATCAAACCTCCTCAACTAGGAGCTGCTAAGATGTCAGCTACCCAGCAACCACCACCACATATCCCTGTGCAGGTTGTTGGTACTCGGCAGCCAGGTACAGCCCAGGCACAGGCTTTGGGATTAGCACAGCTGGCAGCTGCTGTACCTACTTCCCGGGGAATGCCAGGGGCAGTCCAGCCTGGCCAGGCCCATCTGGCCTCCTCGCCACCTTCATCACAGGCTTCTGGTGCTCTTCAGGAGTGTGCTCCCACCTTGGCCCCCGGAATGACCCTTGCTCCTGTGCAGGGAACAGCACATGTGGTAAAGGGTGGGCCTACAGCCTCCTCCCCTGTCGTGGCCCAAGTCCCTGCTGCTTTCTACATGCAGTCTGTGCACCTGCCG GGTAAGCCCCAGACACTGGCTGTGAAACGCAAAGCTGAGtctgaggaggagagagatgatGGCTCCACAttgggctctctgcttcctgcaaaGGCCTCACCAGCATCAGAGAGCCCAAAGGTAATGGAGGAGAAGAACAGTGTTGGAG agaaagCTGAAGCAGTGGCCAGTTTGAGTGCTAATCCTCCAAGCAGTGACTTAGTAGCCTTGGCCCCTCCCCCATCGGCACCACCTCCTACTCTGGCCTTGGTGTCCAGACAGATGGGTGACTCAAAACCCCCACAGGCCATTGTGAAGCCACAGATTCTTACACACATCATTGAAGGCTTTGTGATCCAGGAGGGAGCAGAGCCTTTCCCG GTGGGATGTTCTCAGTTACTGAAGGAGTCTGAGAAGCCCCTGCAGGCTGGCCTTCCAACAGGGCTGAGTGAGAGTCAGTCAAGTGGCCCTTTGGGAGGAGACAGCCCTTCTGTAG AGTTAGATAAGAAAGCAAATCTCCTAAAGTGCGAGTACTGTGGGAAGTACGCCCCGGCAGAGCAGTTCCGTGGCTCTAAGAGATTTTGCTCCATGACGTGTGCAAAGAG GTACAATGTGAGCTGTAGCCACCAGTTTCgcttgaagaggaaaaaaatgaaagagtttCAAGAAGCCAGCTATGCCCGTGTTCGGAGACGTGGACCCCGCCGCAGCTCTTCTGACATTGCTCGTGCCAAGATCCAGGGCAAGCGCCATCGG GGTCAAGAGGACTCTAGCCGGGGCTCGGATAATTCCAGTTATGATGAAGCACTCTCCCCAACATCTCCTGGTCCACTGTCAGTAAGACCTGGACATGGAGAACGTGACCTAGGAAACACCATTACAGCTCCACCCACACCAGAGTTACATGGCATCAACCCCGTGTTCCTGTCCAGCAATCCCAGCCGATGGAGTGTAGAGGAGGTCTACGAGTTCATCGCTTCTCTGCAAG GCTGTCAGGAGATCGCAGAAGAGTTTCGTTCCCAGGAGATTGATGGACAGGCCCTTTTATTACTTAAAGAAGAACATCTTATGAGTGCCATGAACATCAAATTAGGTCCTGCCCTCAAAATCTGTGCCAAGATCAATGTCCTCAAGGAGACCTAA
- the Phc1 gene encoding polyhomeotic-like protein 1 isoform X1, translated as MFPQPPRRVQRPGLESEHHSWGPWHTVMETESEQNSSSTNGSSSSGGSSRPQIAQMSLYERQAVQALQALQRQPNAAQYFHQFMLQQQLSNAQLHSLAAVQQATIAASRQASSPNSSTAQQQTATTQASINLATTSAAQLISRSQSVSSPSATTLTQSVLLGNTTSPPLNQSQAQMYLRPQLGNLLQVNRTLGRNVPLASQLILMPNGAVAAVQQEVPPAQSPGVHADADQVQNLAVRNQQASAQGPQMPGSTQKAIPPGASPVSGLSQASSQALAVAQASSGASGQSLNLSQAGGSSANSLPGSMGPGGGGQPPGGLGQLSSSGLGGGSCPRKGTGVVQPLPPAQTVTVSQGSQTEAESAAAKKAEAEGSGQQSVGMNLTRTATPAPSQTLISSATYTQIQPHSLIQQQQQIHLQQKQVVIQQQIAIHHQQQFPHRQSQLLHTATHLQLAQQQQQQQQATTLTAPQPPQVPPTQQVPPSQSQQQAQTLVVQPMLQSSPLSLPPDPTPKPPIPIQSKPPVAPIKPPQLGAAKMSATQQPPPHIPVQVVGTRQPGTAQAQALGLAQLAAAVPTSRGMPGAVQPGQAHLASSPPSSQASGALQECAPTLAPGMTLAPVQGTAHVVKGGPTASSPVVAQVPAAFYMQSVHLPGKPQTLAVKRKAESEEERDDGSTLGSLLPAKASPASESPKVMEEKNSVGEKAEAVASLSANPPSSDLVALAPPPSAPPPTLALVSRQMGDSKPPQAIVKPQILTHIIEGFVIQEGAEPFPVGCSQLLKESEKPLQAGLPTGLSESQSSGPLGGDSPSVELDKKANLLKCEYCGKYAPAEQFRGSKRFCSMTCAKRYNVSCSHQFRLKRKKMKEFQEASYARVRRRGPRRSSSDIARAKIQGKRHRGQEDSSRGSDNSSYDEALSPTSPGPLSVRPGHGERDLGNTITAPPTPELHGINPVFLSSNPSRWSVEEVYEFIASLQGCQEIAEEFRSQEIDGQALLLLKEEHLMSAMNIKLGPALKICAKINVLKET; from the exons GCTCTGCAAGCCTTGCAACGGCAACCCAATGCAGCTCAGTATTTCCACCAGTTCATGCTCCAGCAGCAGCTCAGTAATGCCCAGCTGCACAGCCTGGCAGCCGTTCAGCAG GCTACAATTGCTGCCAGTCGGCAGGCTAGCTCCCCGAACAGCAGCACCGCACAGCAGCAGACTGCTACTACCCAGGCCTCG ATCAATCTGGCGACCACATCAGCTGCCCAGCTCATCAGCCGATCCCAGAGTGTGAGCTCTCCCAGTGCTACCACCTTGACCCAGTCTGTGTTACTGGGGAACACTACCTCCCCACCCCTCAACCAGTCCCAGGCCCAGATGTATCTGCGG CCACAGCTGGGGAACCTATTGCAGGTTAACCGGACCTTGGGCCGGAATGTGCCTCTAGCCTCCCAACTCATCCTGATGCCCAATGGGGCAGTGGCTGCAGTCCAGCAGGAGGTGCCGCCCGCTCAGTCTCCGGGAGTTCATGCAGATGCAGATCAG GTGCAGAACTTGGCAGTGAGGAACCAGCAGGCCTCAGCTCAAGGACCCCAAATGCCAGGCTCCACTCAGAAGGCCATCCCTCCTGGAGCTTCTCCTGTTTCTGGCCTCTCCCAGGCTTCTAGCCAGGCTCTAGCTGTGGCACAGGCTTCTTCTGGGGCCTCAGGCCAGTCACTCAACCTTAGCCAAGCTGGTGGAAGCAGCGCGAATAGCCTCCCAGGCTCCATGGGTCCAGGTGGAGGTGGCCAGCCCCCTGGGGGCTTGGGTCAGTTGTCTTCTTCAGGATTGGGTGGCGGAAGCTGTCCCAGGAAGGGCACAGGAGTGGTGCAGCCCTTACCTCCAGCTCAGACAGTGACTGTGAGCCAGGGCAGCCAAACGGAGGCAGAAAGTGCAGCAGccaagaaggcagaagcagaagggagTGGCCAGCAGAGTGTGGGCATGAACCTGACCCGGACGGCCACACCTGCCCCCAGCCAGACGCTCATTAGTTCAG CCACGTACACACAGATCCAGCCCCACTCACtgattcagcagcagcagcagatccACCTCCAGCAGAAGCAAGTAGTGATCCAGCAGCAGATCGCCATCCACCACCAGCAACAGTTCCCGCACCGCCAGTCCCAGCTGCTGCACACAGCTACACACCTCCAGCTGgcgcagcaacagcagcagcaacagcaagcaACAACCCTCACTGCCCCTCAGCCACCCCAGGTTCCACCTACTCAGCAGGTCCCACCTTCCCAGTCCCAACAGCAAGCTCAGACCCTGGTGGTCCAACCCATGCTTCAATCTTCACCCCTATCTCTTCCACCTGACCCAACCCCCAAACCACCCATCCCCATTCAGTCCAAACCACCTGTAGCACCTATCAAACCTCCTCAACTAGGAGCTGCTAAGATGTCAGCTACCCAGCAACCACCACCACATATCCCTGTGCAGGTTGTTGGTACTCGGCAGCCAGGTACAGCCCAGGCACAGGCTTTGGGATTAGCACAGCTGGCAGCTGCTGTACCTACTTCCCGGGGAATGCCAGGGGCAGTCCAGCCTGGCCAGGCCCATCTGGCCTCCTCGCCACCTTCATCACAGGCTTCTGGTGCTCTTCAGGAGTGTGCTCCCACCTTGGCCCCCGGAATGACCCTTGCTCCTGTGCAGGGAACAGCACATGTGGTAAAGGGTGGGCCTACAGCCTCCTCCCCTGTCGTGGCCCAAGTCCCTGCTGCTTTCTACATGCAGTCTGTGCACCTGCCG GGTAAGCCCCAGACACTGGCTGTGAAACGCAAAGCTGAGtctgaggaggagagagatgatGGCTCCACAttgggctctctgcttcctgcaaaGGCCTCACCAGCATCAGAGAGCCCAAAGGTAATGGAGGAGAAGAACAGTGTTGGAG agaaagCTGAAGCAGTGGCCAGTTTGAGTGCTAATCCTCCAAGCAGTGACTTAGTAGCCTTGGCCCCTCCCCCATCGGCACCACCTCCTACTCTGGCCTTGGTGTCCAGACAGATGGGTGACTCAAAACCCCCACAGGCCATTGTGAAGCCACAGATTCTTACACACATCATTGAAGGCTTTGTGATCCAGGAGGGAGCAGAGCCTTTCCCG GTGGGATGTTCTCAGTTACTGAAGGAGTCTGAGAAGCCCCTGCAGGCTGGCCTTCCAACAGGGCTGAGTGAGAGTCAGTCAAGTGGCCCTTTGGGAGGAGACAGCCCTTCTGTAG AGTTAGATAAGAAAGCAAATCTCCTAAAGTGCGAGTACTGTGGGAAGTACGCCCCGGCAGAGCAGTTCCGTGGCTCTAAGAGATTTTGCTCCATGACGTGTGCAAAGAG GTACAATGTGAGCTGTAGCCACCAGTTTCgcttgaagaggaaaaaaatgaaagagtttCAAGAAGCCAGCTATGCCCGTGTTCGGAGACGTGGACCCCGCCGCAGCTCTTCTGACATTGCTCGTGCCAAGATCCAGGGCAAGCGCCATCGG GGTCAAGAGGACTCTAGCCGGGGCTCGGATAATTCCAGTTATGATGAAGCACTCTCCCCAACATCTCCTGGTCCACTGTCAGTAAGACCTGGACATGGAGAACGTGACCTAGGAAACACCATTACAGCTCCACCCACACCAGAGTTACATGGCATCAACCCCGTGTTCCTGTCCAGCAATCCCAGCCGATGGAGTGTAGAGGAGGTCTACGAGTTCATCGCTTCTCTGCAAG GCTGTCAGGAGATCGCAGAAGAGTTTCGTTCCCAGGAGATTGATGGACAGGCCCTTTTATTACTTAAAGAAGAACATCTTATGAGTGCCATGAACATCAAATTAGGTCCTGCCCTCAAAATCTGTGCCAAGATCAATGTCCTCAAGGAGACCTAA